The following coding sequences lie in one Microtus ochrogaster isolate Prairie Vole_2 unplaced genomic scaffold, MicOch1.0 UNK172, whole genome shotgun sequence genomic window:
- the LOC106144485 gene encoding vomeronasal type-1 receptor 4-like produces MDVKDLIIGIVFLLQSIVGILGNFSFLSYYLMHYYIEQTLKTTDLILIHLFTANSLIILSKGLFHTMKSFGMKEFTNHFGCEFLLYFQRLGRSMSISSTCFLSVFQAITISSGNSSWLTPKIKAPKHIGLFTSLCWIFNMSINIIFPVYMKTKMNNKNMTYNSVMKYCATSSHNDLTSSLYTALFVLPEIMLSVIIVWSSGSMVVILYKHKQCVQHIRSTSVTYRTFPESKATHRILTLVSTFIGFYALSSILQGCIALIYNPGWWLVNITAVISMCFPTLGPFVISHHYTVLRLCFS; encoded by the coding sequence atGGATGTAAAGGATTTGATAATAGGAATAGTGTTCTTACTTCAGAGCATAGTTggaattcttgggaatttctcttttctctcctactATCTCATGCATTACTACATTGAGCAGACATTAAAGACCACAGATTTGATTCTTATACACCTGTTCACAGCCAACTCCCTGATCATTCTTTCTAAAGGATTATTCCATACAATGAAATCTTTTGGGATGAAAGAGTTCACCAATCATTTTGGCTGtgaatttcttttgtattttcaaagacTAGGCAGGAGCATGTCCATTAGCTCCACCTGCTTCTTAAGTGTTTTCCAAGCCATCACAATCAGTTCTGGGAACTCTTCATGGTTGACACCTAAAATAAAAGCTCCAAAGCATATTGGCCTCTTCACTTCCCTCTGCTGGATTTTCAACAtgtcaataaatattatttttcctgtGTATATGAAAACCAAGatgaacaacaaaaacatgacATATAACAGTGTCATGAAATACTGTGCAACTTCAAGTCATAATGACCTCACAAGCTCATTATATACAGCATTGTTTGTTCTACCTGAAATTATGCTTTCTGTCATCATTGTTTGGTCCAGTGGCTCGATGGTTGTCATTCTGTATAAACACAAACAATGTGTTCAACATATCCGCAGCACCAGTGTTACCTACAGAACATTCCCTGAGTCCAAAGCCACCCACCGCATATTGACCCTGGTGTCCACATTTATAGGCTTTTATGCCCTTTCTTCTATTTTACAAGGCTGCATTGCTCTCATATATAACCCTGGTTGGTGGCTGGTGAACATTACTGCAGTCATTTCAATGTGTTTTCCTACTTTGGGACCCTTTGTTATAAGCCATCACTACACAGTGCTAAGGTTGTGCTTTTCCTGA